The genomic region ACACCATTTCTTCTTGCAGTTGTTCTTTTACAACTGGATAGCTAACTTTGAACCCTTTAACTACCTCATTTGTGCTCCAGATATATACTGATTCTGCTGAGGCTAAGATCCCCGCAGTTTTGGATTACCTGGGAACTGTCATTGAGGTACTTCACCCTATGTTATATCCTTCTCTCTGTCTTTAGTTCTATTTCTCTAAGGTGCTTTTGTTTCCTTATCATTAGTTTAGTCTGCACGTTTTACTTCTCAGAGTTTTGAGTGTTGTTATATAATGGTTCTTGCAGGCAGGCTGCAAGTTTCTAGTATTTGCACACCATCAGTCCATGATTGATTCGATATATCAGTTTCTTCTGGTAAGGCCACATGAATTCATAATTTCCTCTAAGATTGACCAATTTCTTATAAGAACTGCCTATTTCCAGAAAAAGAAAGTGGGTTGCATTCGAATTGATGGAAGTATCCCTACTGTGGCAAGGCAAGCTTATGTTACAGAATTTCAAGAAAAAGATTCTGTCAAGGCAGCAGTGGTATGGCAGTATACTTTGTTTTCTGTGTAACCAACCTAATTGAGTTCTGTGTAATTGGAATTGTCAAAAAACGAAATACTGAAAATTTTGAGTGCTATATCTCAGGTGTTGTTCTGTGATTTAAGTCTAATTCAACCTTTGAATGTCATCATGCAGCTATCTATTAAAGCTGGAGGCGTTGGATTAACTTTGACAGCTGCAAGCACTGTTATTTTTGCGGAATTGTCATGGACTCCTGGCGACCTAATTCAAGCTGAAGATCGTGCTCATAGAATTGGCCAGGTAAAAGTCCTGAAGCATTCTTTGCATTAATTATAAGCTACATTTATATTTGTTTATGTTCAACCAGCAAAAATTGATGCATTCCTTCATTCCTTGATATGTTTCTAACTTTCTGTTCATGTTTTTAGGTGTCTTCGGTCAATGTATACTACCTTCTAGCAAACGATACAGTTGATGACATCATATGGTATGATTTTACGCAATTGTCTACTTTCTAATTAGTTTGATGATTTTTGTACTTCCAACACTTTCTCTCTATCTTCAGGGATGTTGTTCAGAGCAAGTTGGACAATCTGGGACAGGTAAAGTTCAAACCCCTTGGCATTCCTTCTTAGGGGAAAAAGGGGGAAAAACCATTTTTGTTTAACAGTAAAATGAACTCTGGTTTTTGGACAATCAGATGCTCGATGGCCAGGAAAATACCATGGAAGTTGCAGCCGGCCAGACCCGAATCACCCCTGCAAGCCAGCCGCGAAGCAGCCCTGCAAAGCAACAACTTGCATTCAGCCAACCGGGAAGCAGTCCATCAAAGCAGAAAACACTCGACTCTTACATGAAGCGTTGCAACAGCAGGGAAGACCCCAAAAGTCAGCCCAAGTTCAAAACCCCAAGGCCCTGAATGAAGGCTATGCTGTACAAAAATGGTAATTTTGCCTGTTTGAAATGCGTTGAAAGCACAACATTGAAGCCAAACTAGTAATGTGAAGGGTTCTCTTCCCGTTCGAGGTTCATCCTTCAACTCACCTGTGTAGGATGTCTGGAAGATGACTGGAAAGAGGTTTTACCAAGTTGTCTGCAACTGCAACAGAGTGTTGAAGAATTATATCGAAAGTTACAACAAGGATTTTCCTATGTTCACTTATTGTTTGCACGCGCTACTGTATCGAAGATTCTGACTGGTTCTGGGCTTGTTTCAGTTAATGTAATTGTGTAGTAGTTCTGTTTACACCCAATGTCTACAAGCCTGTTTCTACATGTTTACAATCCAGATTTGCGCGATTTTTGGTAGCATAACTTGTTTCGGCCATCGAGACCAATTGGATCCTTATTTGTTAGGCCATTGGCGTCGCATTAAGCCTCGATTTATTCGGTACATGGCATACACCGTAGCAAActagtatttttaaggaaatgaacttaaaaaaaaatcgaagCATGTGCACCCAAGGGAAGAGGATAATGAAGGGTGGCCTTTTCAGAAAAGAAAGTATTCAGCACTTGCTCGGTTTAACAATGGCTACAACTGAGTGTCTAAAACAAACACCGTTGTTCGAAAAAGAAGACGAGAAAATAACGTTCACGTACTAACTGTATACTGCAAGTGTCGTATTAACTACAGACCGTATGCCATGGAAAAAACAATTTTTGAGTGATTTAAAAATTCACCCCTCAAGGCAGATAGGGATGTAAAATATTAGCCCAACCAACGTAATTTGAAAAGTTGTCTAGTAACTCCTGCCCCAGTAGGTCCATTTCTTGGCTGGTTTTCCAGAGGCAAAGCAAAGTGTCCCTGCACAGAAGTCCATTTTCAATTTCTGAACACTACGGCACTACTTTGCAACGAATGCACAACGCTAAAGAGATAACTGCCGATCATAAATTGCAAAAATGTTATGAAGTTTCGaagtaattttaaaagtgtACCTTCAGGAAGCTCGGGCTGCTCAAATGGAGTACAAAGTGACTTGGCTGCTCCGATTTCACCCTTTGTCCGTTTTTTCACGTCCTCTTCTACTTCCTGATAAATATGAAATAAACAGTAAAAGGAAAGACGATGACAGCAAAAAGAGTGCTGATATAAGAACCTAACCAGTAAAAAAATTAACGTGACATTGACAATCCCATTGTGTAATAAAGACACAACCGTAAGATTACAACAGAACAGAGAAATATCATGATAGATTGTAATATAAGTGACAGTGATAACAATACCTGTTCATCACACCAAGGAGCCaagatcattttcttttggtttagaGCTTCCATGAATTCTTCCCATGTCTTTgcaaccttgatagaagcatcTCGTTTTTCCTTTGCAACATTGAACAGATTTTCGTGAATTTTAGCCAAGATGTCTTGTACTTGCTCAACCAACATGCTCACAGGAATGTCCTCTTTTGCTGAATTGTCACGGCGGACAACGCGAACCTAAAATCAAGAATTATGTCATTGTTTGCCATGTCTTGGACACCTCGATCTCCAAGGGTTAATCCAAGAACGGTAAGGAACAAGCTTAACTAATGTTAGCTTGTCCACACACCATACAGCTCCTGACCCTAATATTAAGAGGATAAAGATAAATCTTAACATGTCATACTCGAATATACAAGACTCGCCAAAAACCTGATATGCCAAATATTTTACCGGACCTGCCCTTTAGGCTTTTAGCAGCTCACATTCATGATAAGGCCCAGAAATAAAACCATGAGATCTGTGCAAATCAGGCCCCTAGGCCTAATGACAAACTAACTCAACAGGACAAAAAACCAGAAGCAAATATGAGCAACTAGATAGAAAATAACGAATTAAATGGAAGAACGGCCTCACTTGATTCTTTTGCAGATCCTTTGGTCCAATTTCAATCCTTAGAGGAACACCTTTCATCTCCCAATGTGAATACTTCCAACCAGGAGTTTGGTTGTCACTTAAATCTGCCTCAGCACGAATACCAGCTTTCGTCAAGGTATCCACAGTTTTCAAGCAGGCATCATATATTTCTTCCATAGGAGTATCCTTGTAAGGCACTGGAACCACAATAGCCTGAATTGCTGCCACTTTAGGTGGCAATACCAAGCCTTTGTCATCTCCGtgcaccatcaccatcactcCAATCTaaacaaaataccaaaaatgaTAACAACATTATGTGGATGGTAATAGCAACAGTGGCGTGAcattatagaaaaaaattgGCATTTGGTGGTGGAAATAGTAAACATTATGCATTGTCTCTAAGTTAAACTTTACATGACAGACACATCATTGTCTCTAAGTTAAACTTTGTGCACTAGCAAAAACATATTATCCTATTCACCAAAAAGAGAATAATTGGCCTAAGGTACTGAGGATTATGTTGCTTAACATGGACAATGCACCTACCCATGTAGAATGTTCAATAGTTTCAGACTTGCgtcaacataaaaataaattgcatAAAAGATAGATATTGGTACTGTGTTGATGCATGATGACCAAAAACGTGCTTGATGCATGGCAAGAGTAATTAATTTccagagaaaagaaaaagtgttCTTGTATAGAATAGactttgaatcaaactttaacACAGAAAAGAGAAGAGAGCAAAGTTACCGTTCGAGTGCTGTATGCCCAAGAGTTTTGCCAAACCATGCCCTTTTCTctgttttcattttcaaaattaatctcAAACATTTTAGCAAAATTTTGACCCAAACAATGTGAGGTGGCACCTTGTACACCACGGCCAGTATTTGGAATAAAAGCCTGCATGCATTAATTAATACACTCAAGCTTACCATAGTAGAGGCATAAGAAGGAAgatcaaattatatatatatatatatatatatatatatatatatatatatatatatatataaagaacaTATGAAGTACCTCCACACTAGTAGTATAAAGACCACCAGCAAATTTCTCATTCTCACTCTTTTTTCCCTTCACAACTGGAACTGCCAAATAGTCCTCGTATATCCTCCGGTACAGTTCCAATATCTCAAGGACCTAAAACCAGGATGTATAATCAAAAAGCAATCTTCAAGGAAAGGTAACAATGGGTGAGAATCAGACTAGGTATAGCAAAAAGGCAATTCTGTCCTAAAAGTGTGATTGGCAACATAATAGGGCACTGAAAGGGGAAACAGTAATCTAAGTGGCTCCTTACCTCTTCATCTGCCTCTGCCTTTGTTGCAAAAGCTGTATGGCCTTCTTGCCAAAGAAACTCCCGACTCCTGAGACCATACGAAGAAAAACCAAATTCAACAAACTTGTACAAAAAAAGAGAGTTCAAAGAAAATGGTCCTCGGACATAAAGAACAATTAGAAACCGTGACAGGTCCTCGGACATAGAGAACAATTAGAAACAGTGACTAAATATGCGGTAAACACTAAGCAAGAACTGAACTCAATATCTATGAGAACAAAACGGAAcaaataaaaaggttttttaCTCATCATGCTATTGTCAATACTACCGAAACACCACAGAAAGTATTATAAGAACACCAAAACCGTGAGACATGCTAATACCTGATAAATGGTGTAGGATTGCTGAACTCCCACCGGACAACATTGCACCACTGATTTAGCTTCAATGGCAAATCACGGTGTCCTCTGATCCACTTAGCAAAATAAGGATACATAACAGTCTCACTTGTTGGACGAATTGCTATTGGCACTTCCAAGTCAGACTTTCCAGACTTTGTGACCCACGCAACctatttatgaaaataaaagCATGAAAAGAGAGGTAGTCTAAAACAATTAAGATattcccaaaataaaaaaaaacaatatacaCATGGAGTAACACAGTGGCAGTGATTGGGGAATAACAAGACAGGCTTAAATTTTCACAAAGTGACAAGAAAATTACAAATCTATCATTACACAATCATATGATTTCAAAAAAACCAAGGCAAACACATAGAAGGTGAGGTTGCACGCTAAACACTAAAATAGGGGGCATGCAAAGGAGAAAAACAGGGAAAGAAAACTAGAATGAGAAATCATAATCAACACCAACTGAGCATGTGTATATGCTTATTTACGTGTAACACAGTAAATTATGTCACACAAATGACATATATCTCACCTCTGGAGCAAAACCCTCAATATGATCCTTCTCTCGTTCTAGAACACCAGGGGACACAAATAAAGGGAAATAGCAATTCtttatcttcattttctttatttctgcATCAAAGAATGTCTGAAAAGTAACAGTGTGTGAAGTGAGTAACTGTGATGGAGTTACATATAAATTTTCTAAAGAATTAGAGAAATTTGCGAACATAAAAACTGGTAGATAAAGTTCATAACTTTGACATTAGAGATGAATGTATAGCCACCAGTACTTAATTAGataagtgcaaaatgagattatgTAAAGTAAACTCAAGACAAGAGGTGGGAAATGAAAAAGTAGTATCAGGTGTCGAAACGAATTCAGGCAAAATAATCAATTAACAGGGATGAGATGACATCAGTTGACGCCATGCTTcaaagtcaaatttaaattgaGTACTTCAGAACTAGACTGGGAACGTGTTATCAAAATCCTGAGAACCAGATGATTGTTTACTGGTTCTAATAGCAAATAAAACTCATTAACAACATGAAATGGATTAAACAAGAAAAAGCATGCTTACTTGCATCGTCTCCCATATCGCAATCGTCCATGGCCTCAATATATAACAACCAGAGATATCATAGTATTCGATCATCTCACTATTAACAACGACCTAAGCACAAGAAAACATATTCATTACTTAATTGTTGAATAAAGTTAATAAACCCCAGAAAAGATAAAGACAGGTACCTCAGAATACCACTCTCCGAAATTCTCATCCTTCTTCTTGGAAAGGCCAAGACCAGTTTCTTTCTTCACCTCCTTCTTTTTCCCTCCTAAAAATCaggaaaaattaatatcaaagctAAGCCAACAGAAACACCAAGAACCCGAAAATTGAGAAGTGGAATAGCGAAGCTCACCACCCTTGGCATTGGACTTCTTAGCACCCTGGTCCGCCATGTTTCGATATCTCTAACCTATATCAGACCACACACACCAGATACAAGACTATTACAACAATGGGCAGTGCTAAAAAAACCATAAATCTACAAACTTggacaatttcatacatctggATAGCAGAATTATGCTCAAAGCTCAGTTCTTTTTgctaaataatacaaaaaatccAAATGTAATCCAACAGGAACAACCCAGATTCCATTTTTGAACAACTCGAGATTGAAACGAAGAAAAATGCAGGAAAAAAATACTAGAAAAACGGAATGAGAGcaaaattaacccaaaaaaatgagagaaaaaacaATCTGGGAAAGTTGAGTTTTTACCCAATTGAATCTGGTTCGTAGCGTTTGCGGCTCCGCAGTTGTGGTCTTCCACTtctgagaaaaaagaaagagagagaagacagCAGACTCGGAAGACTTTTTTTGCTCTCACTGTACCGCATTAGGCTTTTGCCCTAATTTACTGCCTAGAAATTCCTTTGTCTGAGATAATTTTGGGCCTGCGGCCCAAACAAACACTAAGCTTGGCCCCAAAGCTCCCTTATGGACCAAACCCTACGGACCAAGGTTGACTCGGTGGAAGAATGAGAGAGGAGGATTAATTAGCGTCAATTTGAGTTGtaatatgattaaaaaaaaatgaaattataaCTCTAAATTAGGCctttaaataagaaaatatgaaatataaTGTGTACCTTGCCAAATCTTCTTTCTTGAAATGTTCAAGTGATTCAAAATTTCCACAATTCGCTCGTCTAAATTTTCTagtttgattaataatatgaCAAAGCTACTTGTTTCGCGTACGACGAGCTACTCTTTTTATACCCTTATAGCTCTTCGCTAGgactttatattttctttttggataaaaagaaattaaacttCATACAGAGTACAACGGTTTTGAAATCTCTTTTTTGACTAGAAAATTAAATATCGAAGAACAAAACAGACAAAGAAACTTGCTCGTCAAAACTAATCTGCCAAAGTAACTCGAGACGAATGGACAATAACAAGTCGTCAATCCATCAGCTCTCCTCACACAACACTcacttctttgatttcttggatACCTGTGTCGATTGAGCTCAGGGTTCTAAAAGATGTTATGCGCTAGTCGGGGCctatagaatgacatatattatATTGGGATACCTGTGTCGGTTGAGCTCAAGtgtctacttatacttaaaaatacatatttgcattggatacataaattgcaaaatagatgacatataaattataaagtattaaaacataatgaaaatatggagAACAAACAAATAATGTGTGTTATCTAagttcaacaagtctcttacaatttactaaacaaaatcaaaggaaaatgaaagttatttattttctgtctaaatAAAAGTCGCGACCTAAGCGGATTTCTAAGCAGATTTGGACGGGAGCCTAATCAAGTTTAAGcgtcttttcttaattttcaaatgcttagGGAATTTTTAGGAAAGTGGTTGAGCTGCAGCTGGGGCAGCGGTTGCTGGTGCTTTCTCTTGAGGTCCCCGAGCCAAGCGTTCCTCTCTCCTGGCGTGCTTCCTCTCTCTGCCAGCCTTGTTCCTTGCCCGCTTAGCCTCGAACTGATCAGACAGACTCTTCTCTCTGGCCTTCTCAGCCTTTGACTTGTGAATGCTCTCCATCAGCACTCTCTTATTCTTAAAAACATTACCCTTAACCTTCATATACATGTCATGATACATGTGCTTGTCAATCTTCTTCGACTCACG from Pyrus communis chromosome 4, drPyrComm1.1, whole genome shotgun sequence harbors:
- the LOC137733011 gene encoding proline--tRNA ligase, cytoplasmic-like, translating into MADQGAKKSNAKGGGKKKEVKKETGLGLSKKKDENFGEWYSEVVVNSEMIEYYDISGCYILRPWTIAIWETMQTFFDAEIKKMKIKNCYFPLFVSPGVLEREKDHIEGFAPEVAWVTKSGKSDLEVPIAIRPTSETVMYPYFAKWIRGHRDLPLKLNQWCNVVRWEFSNPTPFIRSREFLWQEGHTAFATKAEADEEVLEILELYRRIYEDYLAVPVVKGKKSENEKFAGGLYTTSVEAFIPNTGRGVQGATSHCLGQNFAKMFEINFENENREKGMVWQNSWAYSTRTIGVMVMVHGDDKGLVLPPKVAAIQAIVVPVPYKDTPMEEIYDACLKTVDTLTKAGIRAEADLSDNQTPGWKYSHWEMKGVPLRIEIGPKDLQKNQVRVVRRDNSAKEDIPVSMLVEQVQDILAKIHENLFNVAKEKRDASIKVAKTWEEFMEALNQKKMILAPWCDEQEVEEDVKKRTKGEIGAAKSLCTPFEQPELPEGTLCFASGKPAKKWTYWGRSY